In the Zingiber officinale cultivar Zhangliang chromosome 5A, Zo_v1.1, whole genome shotgun sequence genome, CCAAGGAACAAGATGAAGTTGATTGAATGGTGTTTTCCGGAGATATATTCAGTTGGTGATGCAATTGAGCACATTTCTATGGTTTGTGAGACATTACACATTTTGTATAATGAGTATGTTGAAGCTCATAAAACTAGTGTTGACAGTAGCAATGTTCAAAGTGAAACTCAAAGAGAAAGTTCTATTGGTAGGAGTAATTTAAATGGAAGAGGAAGAGGTAAAGTAATAGCACAATTTTCTAGTTACATAAAGAACATTAACCGTGTTGAGCAAGTAAAATTTGAACTAGAAGTGTATTTGGATGAAGGGTGTGTTATTTGTGAAGATGAAACTGACTTTGATGCATTGTCATGGTGGagaattaacaacttaaaatTTAGGATCTTATCAAAAATGGCTTGCGATGTATTATCAATTCCGATAACTACAGTTTCTTCTGAATTGGCTTTTAGTGCCGGTGGTAGGGTAATTGATCCTCATCATGGCTCTTTGGCAACAAATATAGTCCAAATGTTGCTCTGTGCATCGATTGGTTGCGTGCTTATTATGgaatcaagaaaaaaaatcaaaggtaCTCATATAAACATCATATTTAATTACTTTTTGACTTGCTGCTATATTCTACATATTGTTTTGTTCCTATCTAAGTTTTTGATGCTATGTATTTGTatggaaaaggaaaagctagagatTAAAGAGATTCAATTGACTTAAATGCTGTCATTATTGTCACCTGTCAAGAGGTATTGACAAAGCCTTCATTTATCTTTGATTTTCCTATCTAGTTTGATGTAACACATTGACAATTTGTTCACTTatccttttaaaatttttcttatcatTCAAATATGTTGTATTTAACTATTTTAACCTTTGACTATTTGGCAGCAAGAAGATAAAAAGAAGGCTGATTAAAAACCATGCCAATTGAGTTAAGTGATGAAACTTCAATTGAACTTTGTTAATTTCTTTGCTTATTGATGTAATTTTCATGTAGTGTTAAGAACTATTAAGTGTTAAGGATTTATAATGCATGTGCTGACAGGTTAAGTTGTTTAATTCTATGTTAGTTGGGTTCGTGTGGCTATGAATGTGTTGACAGGTTAAGTTGTTTAATTCTATGTTAGTTGGGTTCGTGTGGCTATGAATGTGTTGACAGGTTAAGTTGTTTAATTTTATGTTAGTTGGGTTCGTGTGGCTATGCATGTGTTGACAGGTTAAGTTGTTTAATTTTATGTTTGTTGGGGTTGTGTGGCTTGCATGTTATGTATTCGTTTCTACGGGTAATTTTCAATTACTGCAATTGATTTTCATGTATTGTAGGTGATTTTaacgagctcgatttcgagctcgattATGTGCATAACAAGCTCGAGCGCGATTATGTGCCTAACGAGCTTGAGCTCAATTATGTGCCTAATGAGCTCGAGACTAACGAGCTCAAGCTCGAGCCTAACGAGCTTGTTTAATGTTAACGAGTCATGCTTGAACTAAGCTCGTTTAGCTTTTAAACGAACTATTTTTGAGCTGAGCTCGAGCCGTTTGCGGGCTCTTTAATTTCATTATGAACCGAACTTGAGCTTAAGAATTAAAGTTCGAATCGAACTCGAGCCAAGCTCGATCTTAGAGAAAAgttaaacgaaccaaactcgagTCTCATATTGTTCGGCTCGATTATACCCCTATGTCCAGCTACACAATCTCTGTTAATTGACCATCTTCTTTGTGTATTCCCATAATAATCTTGCACGAATTTAGTCACTCTAAGTTGTTTATGCATCATGAATAATATTTCACCGGAATCTGATATTATATGGCTCATTGTGTATTCAGGAATATTTTGTTGGCATAATCGACCTTCAagattttaatgtcagacaaatatgtttaagtatggagcttgatttaGGGAAGTTCTAGttataggctaggcaagggaagtcctagttggaggctaagcaagagaaatcttggtatatcatggaagccaggtggataggtttggaggacctgatccctgggtagccgaatactgagggaaatctcggtatctcgtaaaagccaggtggataggtctggaggacctgatccctgggtagtcgaatactgagtcttgatgagtgaagccaagtggtgaaaaacctagggggagataaccttaggtaacgagaagtcttgaaggagtgaactccaagcaaggttgatcgtaTGGTTTCCGATCGACCATGCGTGGTCGACCAGAcgagcggatctcggtaaatctaggtttaggtttaccattgtattttgcattattattgttgttgactaatataatattgcaggaaaggtcttagtggatcagacaatcagacactgagcaggcaaagtccaaatatgtctggaggaccatgtttggcaagtaagttgaggtaaacaactggaggagcgacaatgaGGTCGGGTTCTCGAAAGGAaaaaccttaggtcgctgatccaactgaagaaatcagaaaggttttcaagttgagattaagacagttctactgtcttttatattactcatgcattataatattattgtgctaacatctgttttacaggatgttttgtctaacactgttttgtaggtccgacttgatcggtcgaccgaaccagtgaATAGGTTGACCGAACAAGGAGAGATCAAAGCAGtgatcagatcagaccagaaTAGACCGAGTCCGATCAagtcttgatcggtcgaccgataagtaagatcggtcgaccaaaccatgatgactcagcacaggccagctcatcagcatcgatcagaagcaaaaggaaaaagagctgatcggtcgactgaatccatggattggtcgaccgaaccaatcaacattaaaacaccattaaatgaggatcttggcaaatctcgacgaacagggaaggagtttgttcggtcgattgaaaagagggatcggtcggccgaaccCTTAATGACCAGTTAATGCAAAGGATTGAGCCAACGTCAGActctagccaggaaggaagggagctggttcagttgaccgaacaaagggatcggtcgatcgaacctcaaAGATACTTATAAAAAGGGGCTTGAGATCTGAGGCTGGACAATACTATTTTCTGATCATCAAAAAGCTCATCTCTGCAAGCGGACCGTGCTACAAGTTCTCTACGACTCTTCAAGTTACTCTGTCCGGAAGTACCGCCCGAGCTTCAACCTTCACTTAcaattgtcggtataatttatttgtattgcacttaaattcatataagatagtaggattgttactatcttatatctttgtATCTATACGATCTGCTCCTTTCCGAAGATTTCAGAAAGAAGCGTTATAGTGGATTGCTCATTGgtgcaatcaaggatcgcggaccttcgagtaggagttgacctagactccgaacgaagtaaacgaactagtctttcattttactttccgctgcacgactttggtttctaaaagtaaaagtaaaaaattttaaaagcgcgatattcaccctccctctatcgCATTCATCCGATCTAACATATTTTTTCTGTGCTAGTTTGATCAGGATCTTAAGATGTTTTGGAACAAATGAAGAATTTAGTGTGAAAAAGTGGAGAATAGATATGATATGGAATGCAAATAACCATTGCCCACCTTTGGGCGGGCTTGATTCCATGCCACTAAAAGCGAAATCTCTGTTTCAAATATCTCCCTATAAAAAATTGGATCAGGGAATGAACCATTTATGATTATAATCGGGTCATAGTTACGATTCGATCGTAATTGATTGTAATCTTTTCATGGGTTCACAGTCCATTAAGTTATAATTTAGATCGGAACGGATAACTGGAGGTCGCCAACggtgaaaaatattttctccaaATATCTCTATTGAGATGCTCTAATTAAATATTTcaccaattaaatatttatagatCACACCTATTAAATAACTCACACTCAAATATCTCTAATTTCGTAatcaaatatttcaaaaaaataatatttagagtCATCTAatcattttattaatttatatctaattttatatttaaaaaaaattaattatattttttaattcatcaatttaatatatttcatCGATTATTTATCTATAATACTTTTcacatataatataatataataattatttaatataattattttaattttaatattttatttaaaaaaaagtaaTACAAGACGTtgattgaatttttcaaaaaaaaaagtttttattatttttttcgtcAAAACGTGGATTAATAGTTTAATACCAAAGCGAAAGagtttataaaacaaaaataaaaacaaaaaaacaaaaaaacgtaCCGTTGCCCACCCAAGGGTTGGCCCGGTTGCCATACAAAAGAGAAATCACGCGCAAGTTAATTTTGACCTCTCGCTGCCTTCCGCTAGGTTTTTCTTCATCCGATCGGACCCTGCCGAGCGAGTTACCGTAGATGTATAACGGGATAGGGCTCCAGACGCCGAGGGGTTCCGGCACGAATGGATACATCCAGACAAGCAAGTTCTTCGTCAGACCACGCCCGTCCACTGCCCGCCCCGACGCCGCCATCTCCGGATCCAAGCCGGAAGGTGCCGTCCGGAAGCCCAACAAGGAAATCCTAGAACATGACCGCAAGCGGAAGGTTCGATTGAAGCTTTTGATCCTACAAGAAACCCTGACAGATCAGGGGTACACTGAGGCCGAGATCGCCGAGAAGCTCGCGGAAGCGAAGAAGACGCTTGAGGCCGAGTTCGCGGCCGCTGCTTCGCAGGATGGTGGAAGCGGAGATGGTCGGAGGGATCGCCCTCCCCTCCCGAATAAGAGGTTTTTATCTCGTGCCTTCTTGTCCATTATTGGATTTTCGTCTGACTTTGGTTGTCGATAAGTTTCTACATGCCTAACCTAATTAGCGTTTTTCTTAGACAGCGCTCCGTTCGTGCAATATGTTAATATTATGTCTATTTCTTGAGATTTTTCAGTTATGGAATCAGTGACATATCATGCATGTACTAGTGCAAAATCTTGGCTAAGAATGAATGAATTAGTTTTTGTCTGTCTCAGTCTGCTTAACTTGATTATGCGTGTTTACTTCATTGGAAATAAGATAgataaaaaagaaaatcaaaatgaTGAATTCGTCAATTTCTCTATTTGACATGAAGAGAAGAAAGGAATTTACTTTCatcaaattctttttttttttttcaattttgtttCATCCAATTCTTTCATCTAATTAGGCCAAATGGCCAATGCAAATAGATCttctgtttgaattttttattctatttttttttaagtgtctTTATAATTATGTTTGCTAAACGTGCTTCACAATCATCTTTTTGTTTTCTGTCGACTTCTTTAAAACTTAGTTTAACTTCACACCAAACTGTAAACTAAACCATTTGCAGAAGCCATGAAGTTgcattttttattaaaatgaaaTTGATCAAACGTGCTTCACAATCATCTTCTTGTTTTCTGTTGACTTCTTTAAAACTTAGTTTAACTTCACACCAAACTGTAAACTAAACCATTTGCAGAAGCCATGAAGTTgcattttttattaaaatgaaaTTGATCAGAGGATGTGTACCTTTGCGGTATACTTCCTATTAGATTTTGTGATTGTGGATCAAAGAACACACTGAAGTTATCTATATTCAGAAATTGGATttatgcatttatttgcttgcAGTCAGAAATGGCTGGAAGTAGGTTAGTGCTAATTTTGTGATTGCAACTTCATGTGAAAATTTTGTCATGTCCATTTCCTTTGATGATTGCGagtttaattattttattgtgtttttatttgcatgttaaagttatgatttcataatagttttttattaaaaaaaatctgtttatatatatatatatatatataaatttgtctGTTTTACCTGATAGAATGTTTGggattttattttgtaaaattcaTTCACTACATATTAAATCACAAGAGCACATTGTGCTATAGATGTCGGACATGAGGATCAAACCAATGATCGATGAGTCCATTCACAGATGCACTAACTGTCCATTCACAGTTTTATTTGAATTCACATCTCTCAAAACAATGATTGAACTTGTTGTTATGTCCAAGTCTCTTCCTCAATGTTCTACTTGCTTATTTGGAAGCTTAATTTTTTTACAATGTCACTTGGAAGTTGCAAAAGTGACCTTGCATGTgagctataaaaaaaaaaaaatctacttgtCAATACATTTGAAGCAACAGTAACTAAGGATGCTTTTTAGGCAAACAGATCGATGCAACTTGTCCACCTGCTACAAGTTGTTTGCCAAAAAGTCAACCAAACCCGGCATCTTGGATGTGTTAATATAACAATTTTTTTAAATGTCCATAATAAGGAAGAAAATTAATGATGCCGTGTCTTTGTTATTTcaaagtgtttgttgctaagACTGATTGCTTTATTTTATCGGAAGTAATCATTGCCAGATAATGTAACATTGTTGTGTAATAGGTTTGCGGGTACTCAGTCTCATCAGATTGCTGCTCGAAAGGAGAAACAAATGGAAACAATGAGAGCAGCTCTTGGCATTAAAGATGAACAGCAAGAACAAAAAATGCTGGATGAGGAAGACTTGGAGCCTGGTGAATTCATTGATGATAAACCTCAACAAGAGAAAAAAGATATGATTTCTGATGAACATCAAGATAAAAATCAAGATAGGAAGTCAGTgaataaaatagaaaaacagATGGGTGAAGCAAAGAACGAAAGTAGGATATCTAGAATTGATAAGTCAAAGCACAGAATAAAGTATTATGCCAAGGGAAAATATGATGATGATTCTGACAGTGAAATCAGCAAAAGTATTGATGAACAGAAAACGAAGCATCGAAGAAGTAAGCGACAGAAGTCAATGGATGCTATCAAGAAATGGGAGAAGCAAAAACAAAATCATAATAACGAAACTAATTATTCTGACTCAGATGGTGATTCTTCTTCTGGTAACTTTGGTCGGAAACAGATAGCAAAGCACAAGAAGAAACTCAAGGGTCATGCCACAggcagattcagaagatgaatctCACAAAATTAAATCTGTTCGAGGATGGACAGGAACACAGACATGATTCAGATGAAGAACATCATTTGAACCAAAAGCAGCACAAAATAGATCGGGAAAGAGCTAACAATCATGCTTCTACTATTGTGAACATAAAGAAAGAAGACTTGAGCAACAAACAGCATGAAAGAAAAAGTAAAAGGCATGACTCTCACTTAGAAGATGATAGTGATCTAAAAAAGAGCAGTAGATTGGAGAAGGGGAAATTTTGTTGCAACGGACACTCTTTTACAGCCAATACAAGCAAGGATTTG is a window encoding:
- the LOC121980824 gene encoding pre-mRNA-splicing factor CWC21-like; this translates as MYNGIGLQTPRGSGTNGYIQTSKFFVRPRPSTARPDAAISGSKPEGAVRKPNKEILEHDRKRKVRLKLLILQETLTDQGYTEAEIAEKLAEAKKTLEAEFAAAASQDGGSGDGRRDRPPLPNKRFAGTQSHQIAARKEKQMETMRAALGIKDEQQEQKMLDEEDLEPGEFIDDKPQQEKKDMISDEHQDKNQDRKSVNKIEKQMGEAKNESRISRIDKSKHRIKYYAKGKYDDDSDSEISKSIDEQKTKHRRSKRQKSMDAIKKWEKQKQNHNNETNYSDSDGDSSSGNFGRKQIAKHKKKLKGHATGRFRR